Proteins encoded together in one Bradyrhizobium sp. CB82 window:
- a CDS encoding septation protein IspZ, with product MKDVFARLASDFLSIIVFLVIYLATDNIILATSLAIAGAIAQVIYARVKGNSLGYMTYASLALVIVLGSVTILTQDPRFVLAKPSIAHFAIGAIMLKRGWMLRYMPARVTGVIPEYVTAAGYAWAALMFALGAGTIAVAATGDLKLWAFYVSVVAVGAKVAAFAIQYVIFRIVITGRLRAAARA from the coding sequence ATGAAGGACGTATTCGCCCGCCTCGCCTCCGATTTCCTCTCGATCATCGTCTTCCTGGTCATCTATCTCGCAACCGACAACATCATCCTGGCAACGTCGTTGGCGATTGCGGGAGCGATCGCGCAGGTGATCTATGCCCGCGTCAAGGGCAACTCGCTCGGCTACATGACCTATGCCTCGCTCGCACTGGTCATCGTGCTGGGGAGCGTCACCATTCTCACCCAGGATCCGCGTTTCGTGCTGGCAAAACCCTCGATCGCCCATTTCGCGATCGGCGCGATCATGCTCAAGCGCGGCTGGATGCTGCGCTACATGCCGGCACGCGTGACCGGCGTCATTCCGGAATATGTCACCGCCGCAGGCTACGCCTGGGCCGCGCTGATGTTCGCGCTCGGCGCCGGCACCATCGCGGTTGCTGCGACCGGCGATCTCAAACTGTGGGCGTTCTACGTCTCGGTCGTCGCGGTCGGCGCCAAGGTCGCGGCCTTCGCCATCCAATACGTGATCTTCCGCATCGTCATCACCGGGCGCCTGCGCGCCGCCGCCCGCGCCTGA
- a CDS encoding MAPEG family protein has protein sequence MHMPAITAFYLAILALIYAVLALQVVGLRRSNKAAFSDGGNMSLRNAIRAHGNFMEYVPIITLMVALIEMSGASALRIHFFMGALVLSRLLHPIGMYAAPNSLRFQIGRVGGIFITIGLLIACALTILSRLPLGDFAEKISSQAIAAIHFLQVIHIILTL, from the coding sequence ATGCACATGCCGGCCATCACCGCGTTCTATCTCGCCATCCTCGCCCTGATCTACGCCGTCCTCGCGCTGCAAGTGGTCGGGCTGAGGCGGAGCAACAAGGCCGCCTTCAGCGATGGCGGCAACATGAGCTTGCGCAACGCAATCCGCGCCCATGGCAACTTCATGGAATATGTGCCGATCATCACGCTGATGGTGGCCCTGATCGAGATGTCGGGCGCCTCCGCACTGCGCATTCACTTCTTCATGGGCGCACTCGTGCTGTCGCGGTTGCTGCATCCGATCGGCATGTACGCCGCGCCGAACTCGCTACGGTTTCAGATCGGTCGCGTCGGCGGCATTTTCATCACCATCGGCCTGTTGATCGCATGCGCGCTGACGATCCTGTCGCGGCTGCCGCTGGGCGATTTCGCCGAAAAGATATCATCGCAAGCCATTGCAGCAATTCATTTTTTACAAGTCATTCACATCATTTTGACACTGTAA
- a CDS encoding TetR/AcrR family transcriptional regulator: MAKTETIRRTRPGKSPSSAARKRSRRAASAKAETPYHHGALREALLKAAESVLEREGLAGLTLRAVAREAGVSHAAPTHHFGDLTGLVSELAAVGFRQFNAAMASACDAATTPLERALARPKAYVAYAQAHPGMYGIMFRTERLDYSRPSLHEAAEASFAGLANAIGAMRQEQISRDTMTLDQAAAIARAWSMVHGFTMLLLDGRLVDILERLPKGTTAELLLEAILKSTVTGKQPIESGAAKP; the protein is encoded by the coding sequence ATGGCCAAGACCGAAACAATCCGCCGCACTCGCCCCGGAAAATCGCCGTCATCCGCCGCGAGGAAGCGGTCGCGCCGTGCCGCGAGTGCAAAGGCCGAGACGCCCTATCACCACGGGGCGCTGCGCGAGGCGCTGCTGAAGGCGGCGGAAAGCGTGCTGGAGCGCGAGGGGCTCGCCGGCCTGACGCTGCGTGCGGTGGCGCGCGAGGCTGGTGTGTCGCATGCCGCGCCGACCCATCATTTCGGCGATCTCACCGGTCTCGTCAGCGAACTCGCTGCGGTCGGCTTCCGCCAGTTCAATGCGGCGATGGCCTCGGCCTGCGATGCCGCGACGACCCCACTCGAGCGGGCGCTGGCGCGACCCAAGGCCTATGTCGCCTATGCGCAGGCCCATCCCGGCATGTACGGCATCATGTTCCGCACCGAGCGGCTCGATTATTCCAGGCCCTCGCTGCACGAAGCCGCGGAGGCCTCCTTCGCGGGGCTCGCCAACGCCATCGGCGCGATGCGGCAGGAGCAGATCAGCCGCGATACCATGACGCTTGACCAGGCTGCCGCGATCGCGCGCGCCTGGTCGATGGTGCACGGCTTCACCATGCTGCTGCTCGACGGCCGCCTCGTGGACATTCTGGAGCGGCTGCCCAAAGGCACCACGGCCGAACTGCTTCTGGAGGCCATCCTGAAGTCGACGGTGACGGGGAAGCAGCCTATCGAGAGTGGCGCCGCCAAGCCCTGA
- a CDS encoding SET domain-containing protein, which produces MPAISSNKPYRVGRSKTGLGLFATKPIKKGTRIIRYFGPILDSRIPEQDDIENKYLFELNGRWTIDGSVRKNVARYINHSCRPNAESDVRPRERKVFIRAIKNIEPGDEINYDYGTDYFKAYLKPIGCKCQSCEKKRKKLRAEARVERAKVKARAERKAQKAGAKTKKLNGKHVNGKHVNGKSNGRARA; this is translated from the coding sequence ATGCCAGCCATCTCTTCGAACAAGCCCTATCGCGTCGGCCGCTCCAAGACCGGACTCGGCCTCTTCGCCACCAAACCGATCAAGAAGGGTACCCGGATCATCCGCTATTTCGGACCGATCCTGGACTCGCGGATTCCCGAGCAGGACGACATCGAGAACAAATATCTGTTTGAGCTCAACGGCCGCTGGACCATCGACGGCTCGGTGCGCAAGAACGTCGCCCGCTACATCAACCATTCCTGCCGGCCGAATGCGGAATCCGACGTGCGCCCGCGCGAGCGCAAGGTCTTCATCCGGGCGATCAAGAACATCGAGCCCGGTGACGAGATCAACTACGACTACGGCACCGACTACTTCAAAGCCTATCTGAAGCCGATCGGCTGCAAGTGCCAATCTTGTGAGAAGAAACGCAAGAAGCTCCGCGCCGAGGCGCGGGTCGAGCGGGCCAAGGTGAAGGCGCGCGCCGAGCGCAAGGCGCAGAAGGCGGGTGCGAAAACGAAGAAGCTCAACGGCAAGCACGTCAACGGCAAGCACGTCAACGGCAAGTCCAACGGCCGCGCGCGGGCGTAG
- a CDS encoding helix-turn-helix transcriptional regulator translates to MNAHASAARAERAQPIHIGDHLREWRQRRRMSQLDLAGEAEISARHLSFVETGRAMPSREMVLKLAERLDVPLRERNVLLVSAGYAPAFPQRPLEDPALKSARQAIDLVLRAHEPNPALAYDRHWNLVSANRMVAPLLDGIPQRLLGQPFNVLRLAFHPEALAPRTVNLAEWCGHLLERLHRQCEATADPELIKLYNDLKSYPIPARTTPLSGDSVAIPFKLRHEGEILSFFSTTMVFGTPVDITLSELALETFFPADERTAERLKQMAAKMG, encoded by the coding sequence ATGAACGCACACGCATCCGCGGCGCGAGCCGAGCGCGCCCAGCCCATCCATATCGGCGATCACTTGCGCGAATGGCGGCAGCGCCGCCGCATGAGCCAGCTCGATCTCGCGGGCGAAGCGGAAATCTCGGCGCGGCATTTGAGCTTCGTCGAGACCGGCCGCGCGATGCCTTCGCGCGAGATGGTGCTGAAGCTCGCCGAGCGGCTCGATGTTCCCTTGCGCGAACGCAACGTGCTCTTGGTTTCCGCCGGCTACGCGCCGGCCTTTCCGCAGCGTCCGCTGGAGGATCCCGCCTTGAAGTCAGCCCGCCAGGCGATCGACCTCGTACTTAGGGCGCATGAGCCAAACCCGGCACTCGCCTATGACCGGCACTGGAACCTGGTCTCCGCCAACCGCATGGTGGCGCCGCTGCTCGATGGCATCCCGCAGCGGCTGCTCGGCCAGCCCTTCAACGTGCTGCGGCTCGCGTTCCATCCCGAGGCGCTGGCGCCGCGTACCGTCAACCTCGCTGAATGGTGCGGGCATCTGCTCGAGCGGCTGCACCGGCAATGCGAGGCGACCGCCGATCCTGAATTGATCAAGCTCTACAACGATCTGAAGAGCTATCCGATTCCGGCACGCACCACGCCGCTCTCGGGCGACAGCGTCGCGATCCCCTTCAAGCTGCGCCATGAGGGCGAGATACTAAGTTTCTTCTCCACCACCATGGTGTTCGGCACGCCCGTCGATATCACGCTGTCGGAGCTGGCGCTGGAGACGTTCTTCCCGGCGGATGAGCGCACGGCAGAGCGGCTGAAGCAGATGGCGGCCAAAATGGGCTAG
- a CDS encoding DsbA family oxidoreductase: MSTLKPLQIDVVSDVVCPWCYIGKRRIENALALVPDVPVELNFRPFFLNPWVPREGISREAYLTKKFGSVEAYKGIAGRVVAAASEEGLTYRPDLVQRQPNTIDCHRLIHWAEAAGKAPEMKQRLMELYFRDGGDLTDVNVLVQAAADVGLSADDVRRRLASDEDVALISAQAQDAAEKGISGVPTYVFAQKYAVSGAQDPNLLARAIRQVSEEINAQAAE, from the coding sequence ATGAGCACGCTGAAGCCACTTCAGATCGACGTGGTCTCCGACGTGGTGTGCCCCTGGTGCTATATCGGCAAGCGCCGGATCGAGAATGCGCTGGCGCTGGTGCCGGACGTGCCGGTCGAGCTCAACTTCCGCCCGTTCTTCCTCAATCCCTGGGTGCCCCGCGAGGGCATCAGCCGCGAGGCGTATCTGACCAAGAAATTCGGCTCGGTCGAGGCCTATAAGGGCATCGCCGGCCGCGTCGTCGCGGCCGCGAGCGAGGAGGGCCTCACCTATCGGCCCGATCTCGTGCAGCGCCAGCCCAACACCATCGACTGCCACCGCCTGATCCACTGGGCGGAGGCTGCCGGCAAGGCGCCTGAGATGAAGCAGCGGCTGATGGAGCTCTATTTCCGCGACGGCGGCGATCTCACCGATGTGAACGTGCTGGTGCAGGCGGCGGCCGATGTCGGGCTCAGTGCGGACGACGTGCGACGACGGCTCGCCTCCGACGAGGACGTCGCCCTGATCTCGGCCCAGGCGCAGGACGCTGCCGAGAAAGGCATTTCGGGCGTGCCGACCTATGTCTTCGCGCAGAAATACGCCGTCTCCGGCGCCCAGGATCCGAACCTGCTCGCCCGCGCCATCCGCCAGGTGTCGGAGGAGATCAACGCGCAGGCAGCGGAGTAG
- a CDS encoding GNAT family N-acetyltransferase, translated as MVDIAHRAAIKGASASDATPPRARNLSDTAPLVPLVSVDLRQWQALSARAIEPNGYYLPPWELAVSATARGRTGAMALCAVDTSTQLIGLMPVVSLWRALKIPLPALASAHPYGTLCSPLLDRDTASEAAARLLDQAREAGAHALILRDVALDGAAMRSLAAILTSNGLKPSVLSSYMRASLDATQDGDTLLRAALGAKKLKELRRQRHRLEEHGPVMFDVARTPDTVKAALEAFLQLEASGWKGKRGTALIQHAGDATFIRRAAPALAETGQCEIINLRAGTTPVAAGLVLRHRDRAFFFKLGIDERFTKYSPGMQLTLDLTRHLCADPAIASADSTASADHPMINPVWRGRFAIGDVLIPLRRNDPVVALIKAALVARTAALDAARAALHLLRK; from the coding sequence GTGGTCGATATCGCACATCGAGCTGCGATCAAGGGCGCATCGGCAAGCGATGCCACGCCTCCGCGCGCCCGCAACCTCTCCGATACCGCACCGCTCGTCCCGCTCGTGTCAGTTGACCTCAGGCAATGGCAGGCTCTCAGCGCGCGGGCGATCGAGCCGAACGGCTATTATCTGCCGCCCTGGGAGCTCGCCGTCAGCGCGACCGCCCGGGGCCGCACCGGCGCAATGGCGCTATGCGCGGTCGATACGTCGACGCAACTGATCGGGCTGATGCCGGTCGTCTCGCTATGGCGCGCCTTGAAAATCCCTCTCCCCGCGCTGGCGAGCGCGCATCCCTACGGCACGCTGTGCAGTCCATTGCTTGATCGTGACACCGCTAGCGAAGCCGCAGCGCGCCTGCTCGATCAGGCGCGGGAAGCCGGCGCCCACGCCTTGATCCTGCGCGACGTCGCGCTCGATGGTGCGGCGATGAGGTCGCTGGCTGCGATCTTGACCAGCAACGGTTTGAAGCCGAGCGTGCTGAGCTCGTACATGCGCGCCAGTCTCGATGCGACGCAGGATGGCGATACGCTGCTGCGCGCGGCACTTGGGGCGAAGAAGCTCAAGGAGCTTCGGCGCCAGCGGCACCGGCTCGAAGAGCATGGTCCGGTCATGTTCGACGTCGCTCGCACGCCTGACACGGTCAAAGCAGCGCTCGAAGCGTTCCTGCAGCTCGAGGCGAGCGGCTGGAAAGGCAAGCGCGGCACTGCCCTGATCCAGCACGCAGGCGATGCCACCTTCATTCGCCGCGCCGCGCCCGCGCTCGCCGAAACCGGCCAATGCGAGATCATCAACCTGCGCGCCGGGACAACGCCGGTTGCCGCCGGCCTCGTGCTGCGCCACCGCGACCGCGCCTTCTTCTTCAAGCTGGGGATCGACGAGCGTTTTACGAAATATTCGCCGGGCATGCAGCTCACGCTCGACCTGACCCGTCATCTCTGTGCCGATCCAGCCATCGCAAGCGCCGATTCCACGGCAAGCGCCGACCACCCGATGATCAATCCGGTCTGGCGCGGCCGCTTTGCAATCGGCGATGTGCTGATTCCGCTGCGGCGGAATGATCCGGTGGTGGCGCTGATCAAAGCGGCACTGGTCGCGCGCACCGCGGCGCTGGACGCCGCACGGGCAGCGCTTCACTTGCTCCGCAAGTAG
- a CDS encoding pyrroloquinoline quinone-dependent dehydrogenase, translating into MLATAPAFGSDAGWNAGWSSWGGDPGGLKFSTLNEITPDNVGNLVRAFEYHTGDLVTRPPEVMKRTKFEATPLFVEDSLIFCSPFNEVIALDPGTGAEKWRYNPKISTDYRPANRFVCRGVSYWVDDQAPADASCRARIFTGTNDARLIALDAKTGIPCAGFGDKGEVRIDVGMKLEWPGEFQITSPPAVGRGVVVVGSAIGDNRRVNAPAGTVRAFDARSGQPRWSFEPLKRDRIEAGHANVWAPMSVDEARGLVFLPTTSPSPDFWGGKRPGNNEHANSVVALRIETGELAWSFQIVHHDLWDYDLPAQPTLARIDTGEGQRDVVIQPTKHGFVFVLDRDNGEPVWPVEERSVPQSAAEGEKLSPTQPFPTHVPALTQQTISADDTFSLIPGMGSACKQQFATAHNEGLFTPPSTQGTLEFPFTGGGVNWGSAAFDPVNQILYANTSRVAHLIKLIPRADAAGFNPPPGHDFGQQNGAPFAMSRSVVMSPMGLICVKPPWGEMVAVDLKAGKILWRSTVGTTEDLAPLGLPFPWGTPLVNGVAITAGGLVFTGAMDAYLRAFDARSGRELWQGRLPVPGVANPMTYLWKGEQYVAIGAGGHSEGGTSIGDSVVAFRLAPAGESPSLLSRTLDRPGGRFWAAVAVLVLVTIALVIAGFRWRVSRRRTV; encoded by the coding sequence ATGCTCGCGACTGCACCGGCGTTCGGTTCGGATGCCGGCTGGAACGCGGGCTGGAGTTCTTGGGGCGGCGATCCCGGCGGTCTAAAGTTCTCGACGCTGAACGAGATCACGCCCGACAATGTCGGCAATCTCGTTCGCGCCTTCGAATATCACACCGGCGATCTCGTCACGCGTCCGCCCGAGGTGATGAAGCGCACGAAATTCGAAGCGACGCCGCTGTTCGTCGAGGACAGCCTGATCTTCTGCTCGCCCTTCAACGAGGTGATCGCGCTCGATCCCGGTACGGGTGCCGAGAAGTGGCGCTACAATCCGAAAATCAGCACCGACTATCGCCCCGCAAACCGCTTCGTCTGCCGCGGCGTCAGCTATTGGGTCGATGACCAGGCGCCGGCGGATGCTTCGTGCCGCGCCCGCATCTTCACGGGCACCAACGATGCCCGCCTGATCGCGCTCGACGCGAAGACCGGAATTCCCTGTGCCGGTTTCGGTGACAAGGGCGAGGTCAGAATCGACGTCGGCATGAAGCTGGAATGGCCCGGCGAATTCCAGATCACCTCGCCGCCCGCGGTCGGGCGCGGCGTCGTCGTGGTGGGTTCTGCGATCGGCGACAACCGGCGCGTCAACGCGCCGGCGGGCACTGTGCGCGCCTTCGACGCGCGCAGCGGCCAGCCGCGCTGGAGCTTTGAGCCTCTGAAGCGTGACCGCATCGAGGCCGGTCACGCCAATGTCTGGGCACCGATGTCGGTGGACGAGGCACGCGGACTGGTGTTCTTGCCGACGACTTCGCCCTCGCCGGATTTCTGGGGCGGCAAACGTCCCGGCAACAACGAGCACGCCAATTCGGTCGTCGCTCTGCGCATCGAGACCGGCGAGCTCGCATGGTCGTTCCAGATCGTGCATCATGATCTCTGGGATTACGATCTGCCGGCGCAGCCGACGCTCGCGCGCATCGATACCGGCGAAGGTCAGCGCGACGTCGTGATCCAGCCGACGAAGCACGGGTTCGTCTTCGTGCTCGACCGCGACAACGGCGAGCCGGTGTGGCCGGTCGAGGAGCGCAGCGTTCCGCAAAGCGCGGCCGAGGGCGAAAAACTGTCGCCGACGCAGCCGTTCCCGACCCATGTGCCGGCGCTGACGCAGCAGACGATCTCGGCGGACGATACTTTCTCGCTGATCCCCGGCATGGGCTCCGCCTGCAAACAGCAGTTCGCAACGGCACACAATGAGGGCCTGTTCACGCCGCCCTCGACGCAAGGTACGCTGGAGTTTCCGTTCACCGGCGGCGGCGTGAACTGGGGCAGCGCGGCGTTCGATCCAGTCAACCAGATCCTCTATGCCAACACCAGCCGGGTTGCGCACCTCATCAAGCTGATCCCGCGTGCGGATGCGGCCGGCTTCAACCCGCCGCCGGGCCATGATTTCGGCCAGCAGAATGGCGCGCCTTTTGCGATGTCGCGTTCAGTGGTGATGTCCCCGATGGGGCTGATCTGCGTCAAGCCGCCATGGGGCGAGATGGTCGCGGTCGACCTCAAGGCCGGCAAGATCCTCTGGCGCTCCACGGTCGGCACCACCGAGGATCTCGCGCCGCTCGGCCTGCCGTTTCCGTGGGGCACGCCGCTCGTCAATGGCGTCGCGATCACTGCGGGCGGTCTCGTCTTCACCGGCGCGATGGATGCTTATCTGCGCGCCTTCGATGCGCGCAGCGGACGCGAGCTGTGGCAGGGCCGGCTGCCTGTGCCCGGCGTTGCCAATCCCATGACTTATCTCTGGAAGGGCGAGCAATATGTCGCGATCGGCGCCGGCGGCCACTCGGAGGGCGGCACGTCGATCGGCGATAGCGTGGTCGCGTTCCGCCTGGCGCCGGCAGGGGAATCGCCCTCGTTGTTGTCGCGCACGCTCGATCGTCCCGGCGGCCGGTTCTGGGCTGCGGTCGCCGTGCTTGTGCTCGTGACGATCGCGCTCGTCATCGCCGGCTTCCGCTGGCGCGTGAGTCGCCGCAGGACGGTCTAG
- a CDS encoding PilZ domain-containing protein has translation MIEKRAAQRHRVFKGATISFESRGVACMVRNLSSGGAAIDLDGRVLLPPSFTLSISSDQFVRKCRTVWRNDKRLGLAFEQ, from the coding sequence ATGATCGAGAAGCGTGCAGCGCAGCGACATCGGGTTTTCAAGGGTGCGACGATCTCGTTTGAAAGCCGCGGCGTTGCCTGCATGGTTCGCAATTTGTCGAGCGGAGGCGCTGCAATCGACCTCGACGGCCGCGTTTTGCTACCGCCGTCGTTCACCCTGTCGATCTCCAGCGATCAGTTCGTGCGCAAGTGCCGCACCGTGTGGCGCAACGACAAACGCCTCGGTCTTGCCTTCGAACAGTAA
- a CDS encoding PaaI family thioesterase yields the protein MPTQPTTEFGIEEARRVLGDVFAPWVQDLGLSVERIDHEPPPNDQDWQPGAVLRMAFSERLCRSGGVVCGQALMALADTSMVIAILAANRGYRPMTTVDQTTHFMRAVSSSDVLADAKVVRLGRTMSFGRVTLLSAIDHKPVAMVSSAFAMLPG from the coding sequence ATGCCAACGCAGCCAACGACAGAATTCGGCATCGAGGAGGCAAGGCGCGTGCTTGGCGACGTGTTCGCGCCTTGGGTTCAGGATCTCGGCCTGTCGGTCGAGCGCATCGACCACGAACCGCCTCCGAACGATCAGGATTGGCAGCCAGGTGCGGTGCTGCGCATGGCGTTCTCGGAGCGGCTGTGCCGCAGCGGCGGCGTGGTCTGCGGCCAGGCCCTGATGGCGCTCGCCGACACCTCCATGGTGATCGCGATCCTCGCCGCCAACCGCGGCTACCGGCCGATGACGACCGTCGACCAGACCACGCACTTCATGCGCGCGGTCTCATCATCGGACGTCTTGGCTGATGCGAAGGTGGTGCGGCTCGGACGCACCATGAGCTTCGGTCGCGTCACGCTGTTGTCCGCCATCGACCACAAGCCGGTGGCGATGGTCTCGAGCGCGTTTGCGATGCTGCCGGGCTAA
- a CDS encoding DUF2798 domain-containing protein produces the protein MFGAIHRPTCLIAAAAIASLPATAVPDVLKHWLLSWLISWAAMLPVVAAAAIRSFSVQRTRKTASHFSG, from the coding sequence ATGTTCGGCGCGATCCACCGCCCGACTTGCCTGATCGCCGCCGCCGCCATTGCGAGCCTGCCCGCAACCGCGGTGCCCGACGTCCTCAAACACTGGCTACTGTCCTGGCTGATCTCCTGGGCCGCGATGCTGCCTGTCGTGGCGGCGGCCGCGATCAGATCCTTCTCGGTGCAGCGGACGCGCAAAACCGCTTCACACTTTTCCGGATGA
- the recA gene encoding recombinase RecA, which yields MSATALRIVEGSSMDKSKALAAALSQIERQFGKGSVMKLGKSDRSMDIEAVSSGSLGLDIALGIGGLPKGRIVEIYGPESSGKTTLALHTVAEAQKKGGICAFIDAEHALDPVYARKLGVNIDDLLISQPDTGEQALEICDTLVRSGAVDVMVIDSVAALVPKAELEGEMGESLPGLQARLMSQALRKLTASINKSNTMVIFINQIRMKIGVMYGSPETTTGGNALKFYASVRLDIRRIGAIKERDEVVGNTTRVKVVKNKLAPPFKQVEFDIMYGEGVSKMGEILDLGVKAGIVEKSGAWFSYDSQRLGQGRENSKAFLKANPDVTAKIETAIRQNSGLIAEQILAGNPERDADGEEPTEE from the coding sequence ATGTCCGCTACTGCCCTGCGTATCGTCGAAGGATCTTCCATGGACAAGAGTAAAGCCTTGGCTGCCGCGCTCTCTCAGATCGAGCGCCAGTTCGGCAAGGGCTCGGTGATGAAGCTCGGCAAAAGCGACCGTTCGATGGACATCGAGGCGGTGTCGTCCGGCTCGCTCGGGCTTGATATCGCGCTCGGCATCGGCGGCCTGCCCAAGGGGCGCATCGTCGAGATCTACGGGCCGGAATCCTCAGGCAAAACGACGCTGGCACTGCACACGGTGGCGGAAGCGCAGAAGAAGGGCGGCATCTGCGCCTTCATCGACGCGGAGCACGCGCTCGATCCGGTCTATGCGCGCAAGCTCGGCGTCAACATCGACGACCTCCTGATCTCCCAGCCCGATACCGGCGAGCAGGCGCTGGAAATCTGCGACACGCTGGTGCGTTCGGGCGCGGTGGACGTGATGGTGATCGATTCGGTCGCGGCACTCGTGCCGAAGGCCGAACTCGAAGGCGAGATGGGGGAATCGCTGCCCGGTCTCCAGGCGCGGTTGATGAGCCAGGCGCTGCGCAAGCTGACGGCCTCCATCAACAAATCCAACACCATGGTGATCTTCATCAACCAGATCCGCATGAAGATCGGCGTGATGTACGGCTCGCCGGAAACCACGACCGGCGGTAACGCGCTGAAGTTCTACGCCTCGGTCCGCCTCGACATCCGTCGCATCGGCGCGATCAAGGAGCGCGACGAGGTCGTCGGCAACACCACGCGCGTGAAGGTGGTGAAGAACAAGCTGGCACCGCCCTTCAAGCAGGTCGAGTTCGACATCATGTACGGCGAGGGCGTGTCCAAGATGGGCGAAATCCTCGATCTCGGTGTCAAGGCCGGCATCGTCGAAAAGTCTGGCGCCTGGTTCTCCTATGACAGCCAGCGCCTCGGCCAGGGCCGCGAGAACTCCAAAGCGTTCCTGAAGGCCAACCCGGACGTCACCGCCAAGATCGAGACCGCGATCCGGCAAAACTCCGGCCTGATTGCCGAGCAAATTTTAGCTGGCAATCCCGAGCGCGACGCCGACGGCGAGGAGCCGACGGAGGAGTAG